The following is a genomic window from Deltaproteobacteria bacterium.
GGGGATTTCGGCGGCAAGCTCGTGCTTTCTACCGGGGGAGGCGCCGTTGTCAATCCCGGGAACCGTGCCCTTTTCAGGAGCTGGGGCACGCTCGTATGCCTTACGGCATCAATTGACGAGATACTCAAGAGGGTCGGGGACAGGGACGACAGGCCGCTCCTCCCGGCTGGCGAGAGGCGGGAGGCGGCGCTAAGGCTCCTTCGCGAAAGGGAACCTGCGTACAGGGACTGCGACCTTGAGGTGGAAACCACCGGAAAGAGCGCTGACGAGGTCGCGGACATAATCGAGAGATACGTGCGCGACGCATAAAAGGAATATAGCAGTATCAAGAGTTTGCATTTGAAGTTTAATATATCTTCGCAAGGCGGAAAATGGGCGCCATAAGGGTAGAGCTCAAGGAAAGGTCGTACGACATCCATGTCGAGAGGGGTATCCTCAAAGGCATGGGCAGTCTCGTAAGGGACCTCGGCCTAAAAGGCAGGGCAGCTGTCATAACGAACCCCACGGTCGGGGAGCTTTACGGCGGAACAGTCGTTGAAAGCCTTGCCTCGGCAGGGCTCGATCCTTTTTTAATCACCGTGCCGGACGGCGAGGAATACAAGAGCATTGAGGAGGCCTCGAAGATATACGACGCGCTCATCGCGGAACGGTTTGAGAGGTCCTCCCCCGTAATAGCGCTCGGCGGCGGGGTCATAGGGGACATGGCCGGGTTCGTGGCCGCGACATACTTGAGGGGCGTGCCTTACATCCAGGTCCCTACGACACTCCTTTCCCAGGTGGACAGCTCCGTAGGCGGAAAGACCGCGGTAAACCATCCGAGGGGGAAGAACCTCATAGGAGCATTCTACCAGCCCAGGGCGGTATTCATAGACCCAGACGTGCTAAAGACCCTTCCGGAAAGGGAGGTGAAAGCGGGGCTTGCCGAGGTCGTCAAATATGGGGTCATATGGGACTCCGGTTTTTTCGCGTTCCTTGAAGAGAACGCCTCGAAGCTCCTTACGCCAGGTCCCGAGATAGAGAAGGCCATAGCGGCCTCGTGCAGGATCAAGGCCGAGGTCGTCGGCCTTGATGAAAAGGAGGAGGGCCTCCGGTCCATCCTCAATTTCGGCCACACCTTCGGCCACGCCATAGAGGCGCTCGCCGGGTATGGAGCGTACAGGCACGGCGAGGCGGTCGCAATCGGCATGCGCATGGCGGCCGGCCTCTCGGAAAGGCTCGGCCTTTGCCGCGAATGCGGCCCGAGGATCGAGGGACTCCTGAAGGCCCTCGGCATCCCCTTTTCGCCTCCGGCAATACCACCTAGGGACTTCCTCGATGCCATGAGGCTCGATAAGAAGGTCGTCGGAGGGAGGATAAGGTTCGTGCTGGCGATAGAGCTCGGGAAGGTAGTCCTC
Proteins encoded in this region:
- a CDS encoding shikimate kinase; amino-acid sequence: MGTGKTTVGRVLARRLGHKFVDMDELIEKEAGMSISEIFGKEGEARFRAIETGIIKRLAAGDFGGKLVLSTGGGAVVNPGNRALFRSWGTLVCLTASIDEILKRVGDRDDRPLLPAGERREAALRLLREREPAYRDCDLEVETTGKSADEVADIIERYVRDA
- the aroB gene encoding 3-dehydroquinate synthase; translation: MGAIRVELKERSYDIHVERGILKGMGSLVRDLGLKGRAAVITNPTVGELYGGTVVESLASAGLDPFLITVPDGEEYKSIEEASKIYDALIAERFERSSPVIALGGGVIGDMAGFVAATYLRGVPYIQVPTTLLSQVDSSVGGKTAVNHPRGKNLIGAFYQPRAVFIDPDVLKTLPEREVKAGLAEVVKYGVIWDSGFFAFLEENASKLLTPGPEIEKAIAASCRIKAEVVGLDEKEEGLRSILNFGHTFGHAIEALAGYGAYRHGEAVAIGMRMAAGLSERLGLCRECGPRIEGLLKALGIPFSPPAIPPRDFLDAMRLDKKVVGGRIRFVLAIELGKVVLQEVPEEDILGFLESYTRE